CACCAGTTTGTTATGGAAGATGCATTTGCCGCTGATATTGAGCGGGAGATGCGTGGTAAGATGGAAACAGAATGGCGTAAAAGAATGGAGTCTTTACAGGCACAAAAAAATGAAATGGAGCAACAGCGCCAGCAGATCCAGCTGGAGCGGCAACAGGTATCGCAGGAAAAGCAGCAGCAGGAGGAAGAACTGAACAAACGCCTGCAAGCCGAAAGAGCCAAACTCCAGGAACAACTCTCTGAAAATATACGCAAAGATGTAAGTGCAGACTTCGAGAACCAGCTCCGCCTCATGAAAGAAACGCAGCAGGAGAATGAAGAGAAGCTGAAAGAAGCGCGTGCAAAAGAACTGGAATTCCTGCGTAAAACACAGGAACTCAATAACCGGGAACAGGAAATGGAGATAGACCTCCAGAAACGCCTGCTGCAGGAACGTAGCCAGTTGATGGAACAGGTACGGAAAGAAGAAACGGAGCGCAACAGCTTAAAAGAAACGGAAAACCAGATGCGTACCAAAGAACTGGAAAAGCAACTGGAAGACCAACGCAAACTGGTGGAAGAAATGCGCCGCAAAGCAGAACAGGGCTCCATGCAGTTGCAGGGAGAAGTGCAGGAGCTGGCCCTGGAAGAAATGCTGCGCACTCATTTCCCTTTCGATGCCATCTCTGAAGTAGGGAAAGGCGTAAGAGGAG
This DNA window, taken from Chitinophaga niabensis, encodes the following:
- a CDS encoding DUF2130 domain-containing protein, translating into MEDAFAADIEREMRGKMETEWRKRMESLQAQKNEMEQQRQQIQLERQQVSQEKQQQEEELNKRLQAERAKLQEQLSENIRKDVSADFENQLRLMKETQQENEEKLKEARAKELEFLRKTQELNNREQEMEIDLQKRLLQERSQLMEQVRKEETERNSLKETENQMRTKELEKQLEDQRKLVEEMRRKAEQGSMQLQGEVQELALEEMLRTHFPFDAISEVGKGVRGADCIQTVRNQFGQECGKIIYESKRTKDFSKEWLEKLKADMRSQGADIAVLVTQTMPRDMERFGERDGIWVCTFHEVKSLTFVLRDAIMRVYNVSKNHENKGDKMHLLYHYLTSGEFAEQWSAIREGFRAMRTSIQKEREAMEKLWKAREKQLEKVLLNAAHIKGSIEGIAGSDSVDLELLDDATDALLAAGEE